A stretch of Parvimonas micra DNA encodes these proteins:
- the gyrB gene encoding DNA topoisomerase (ATP-hydrolyzing) subunit B has protein sequence MSKEKIRNYGAKDIKVLTGLEPVRLRPGMYIGSTGVKGLHHLVYEVVDNSIDEALAGVCDTITVTIFEDNSVRVEDNGSGIPVEVHPQTGKSTLETVLTILHAGGKFNNNAYQVSGGLHGVGVSVVNALSEWLIANVKRDGKLYEQQFSRGNATSKLEVVGTSNETGTIITFKPDSEIFDTIIYEKEILRNRFREMAFLNKGVKIIFTDEREDFTETFHYEGGIKSFVEYMNRNKNSLHSEVIYFQGQRGDSQVEISMQYTDGYSENVLTFANNIHTPEGGSHLVGFKTALTRTLNDYGRKYNLIKDKDANLQGDDTREGLTGIVSIKLPNPQFEGQTKAKLGNSESRGIVEAFLYDNLMTFLEENPKVGKIIIEKAQSSARAREAARKARDLTRKKSILDNTTLPGKLSDCQESDISVNEIYLVEGDSAGGSAKQGRDSKFQAVLPLKGKIMNVEKARIDKILGYEEIKSMITAFGTGIGKDFNLDNLRYGKIVIMTDADVDGAHIRTLILTFFYRYMKELIEQGHVYIAQPPLYGIIKGVKVVKYCWTDEELQASLDELGRDSHRIQRYKGLGEMNPAQLWETTMNPENRLFLQVNIDDEELVSIDETFSTLMGDKVEPRREFIEQNAKYVENIDA, from the coding sequence ATGAGTAAAGAAAAAATTAGAAATTACGGGGCGAAAGACATTAAGGTTTTAACAGGTCTTGAACCAGTTAGACTTAGACCTGGTATGTATATAGGTTCGACAGGAGTAAAGGGACTTCACCATCTAGTTTATGAAGTTGTTGACAATAGTATTGACGAAGCTTTGGCAGGAGTTTGTGATACAATTACAGTTACAATCTTTGAAGATAATTCTGTAAGAGTTGAAGATAATGGTAGTGGTATTCCAGTAGAAGTGCATCCACAAACAGGAAAATCAACACTTGAAACAGTTTTGACAATTCTACATGCCGGAGGTAAGTTCAATAACAATGCTTACCAAGTTTCAGGGGGACTTCATGGAGTTGGGGTTTCTGTTGTAAATGCTCTTTCAGAATGGCTTATTGCAAATGTAAAAAGAGATGGAAAACTTTATGAACAACAATTTTCAAGGGGAAATGCGACTTCAAAGCTTGAAGTGGTAGGTACTTCAAATGAAACTGGAACAATAATAACTTTTAAACCTGATTCTGAAATTTTTGATACAATTATCTATGAAAAAGAAATTTTAAGAAACAGATTTAGAGAAATGGCATTTTTAAATAAAGGTGTTAAAATTATTTTTACAGATGAAAGAGAAGATTTTACAGAAACTTTTCATTATGAAGGTGGAATAAAATCTTTTGTTGAGTATATGAATAGAAATAAAAATAGTCTTCATAGCGAAGTTATTTATTTTCAAGGACAAAGAGGAGATTCACAAGTTGAAATTTCTATGCAATATACAGACGGATATTCTGAAAATGTCTTAACTTTTGCAAATAATATCCATACACCTGAAGGTGGAAGCCATTTAGTAGGATTTAAGACTGCTCTTACTCGTACTTTAAATGACTATGGAAGAAAATACAATTTAATTAAGGATAAGGATGCAAATCTTCAAGGTGACGATACAAGAGAAGGTCTTACTGGAATTGTTTCAATAAAACTTCCTAATCCACAATTTGAAGGACAAACTAAGGCAAAACTTGGAAATAGTGAAAGTCGTGGTATTGTTGAAGCTTTCTTATATGATAATTTAATGACTTTCCTAGAAGAAAATCCAAAAGTTGGTAAAATTATTATAGAAAAGGCTCAAAGTAGTGCAAGAGCGAGAGAAGCTGCAAGAAAGGCAAGAGATTTAACTCGTAAAAAATCCATTCTTGACAATACTACTTTACCTGGTAAATTATCCGACTGCCAAGAAAGTGATATTTCTGTAAATGAAATTTATCTTGTCGAAGGTGACTCTGCGGGTGGCTCTGCAAAACAAGGTAGAGATAGTAAATTCCAAGCAGTTTTACCACTTAAAGGTAAGATTATGAATGTTGAAAAGGCAAGAATTGACAAGATTTTAGGTTATGAAGAAATTAAGTCAATGATTACTGCTTTTGGAACAGGAATCGGAAAAGATTTTAACTTAGATAATTTAAGATATGGAAAAATAGTTATAATGACAGATGCCGACGTTGACGGTGCACATATTAGAACTTTGATTTTAACATTTTTCTATCGTTATATGAAAGAATTAATCGAACAAGGTCATGTATATATTGCACAACCACCACTTTATGGAATTATTAAAGGTGTTAAGGTTGTAAAATATTGTTGGACTGATGAAGAATTACAAGCAAGTTTAGATGAACTTGGTCGTGATTCACATAGAATTCAAAGATATAAAGGTCTTGGGGAAATGAATCCTGCACAACTTTGGGAAACAACTATGAATCCTGAAAACAGACTTTTCCTACAAGTAAATATTGATGATGAAGAACTTGTGTCAATAGATGAAACTTTCTCAACTCTTATGGGAGATAAGGTTGAACCAAGACGTGAATTTATAGAACAAAATGCGAAATATGTTGAAAATATTGACGCATAG